The following proteins are encoded in a genomic region of Liolophura sinensis isolate JHLJ2023 chromosome 7, CUHK_Ljap_v2, whole genome shotgun sequence:
- the LOC135469801 gene encoding keratin, type II cytoskeletal 2 epidermal-like: MAVVGSGASDGGDISGNGNGIRDKGGDGGGNGVNTNGDSENGSGNGGGGGGNGSNGVVVAVVVTLVVVVAVVLVATVVVVVTVVAWQWWCSGGGSDGGSDGGGGSVGGGNGNVGAVVVVVTVVVAVLVSVAAVVVVVVVVVAVVVTVVVVVVE; encoded by the exons ATGGCAGTGGTAGGCAGTGGTGCTAGTGATGGTGGTGATATTAGTGGTAATGGTAATGGTATTCGTGATAAAGGTGGGGATGGTGGCGGTAATGGTGTTAATACTAATGGTGATAGTGAGAATGGCAGTGGtaatggtggtggtggtggtggtaacGGTAGTAATGGtgtggtggtggcagtggtggtgacattggtggtggtggtagcaGTGGTGCTAGTGGCAAcggtagtggtggtggtgacgGTAGTGGCATGGCAGTGGTGGTG TagtggtggtggcagtgatggtggcagtgatggtggtggtggcagtgtCGGTGGTGGTAACGGCAATGTAGGGGCAGTGGTGGTGGTAGTAACGGTGGTGGTGGCAGTGTTGGTATCGGTAGcggcggtggtggtggtggtggtggtggtggtggcagtggtggtaacggtagtggtggtggtggtagaaTAG